GGGCCGCCGGGACATCAGCAGAACGCGGTCCGAGAGAAAGACGGCCTCTTCGATCTGGTGGGTCACGAAGATGACCGTTTTTTTGTTCCGCGCCCAGATCCGCAAGATCTCAAGCTGCATCTGCTCGCGGGTCAGCATATCGAGTGAGCCCAACGGTTCATCCATCAGGAGGACTTCGGGGTCCACTGCCAGCGCCCGCGCGAGATTCACGCGCTGCCGCATCCCACCCGAGAGCTGGTGCGGAAGCGCCCGCTCAAACCCCCCGAGCCCGACGATCTCGACCAACTCACGCGTAATCGTGGACGTCTTTTCACCGGGATACCTCCGCACTTCCAGCCCAAACGCGATATTGGCCATCACGTTGCGCCACGGAAACAGGGAATCGCTCTGAAACACGAGAGCCACCCGCCGATCGACGCCGTGCAGCTGCCGATCGGCGATCGTGATGGTCCCCGCGTCTGGCGAGTGGAGTCCGCCCACGCACCGCAGCAGGGTGGTCTTGCCGCAACCGCTCGGTCCGACCAGCGAGACGAATTCCCCTGGTTTCACGTCAAAGCTCACCCGATCCAGAACGGGCAGGGGTTCGTCCCCGCGCCGCACGAACGAGACGCTCAGGTTGTCCACTCGCAGCATGGCTCGCCCCGCTTACACGACGGACTGCGGCCGCCAGGGGGCCAGCCGCCGTTCGAGCAAGCGCAGAGATCCCGTGACCACGATCCCAAAGCCGGCGAGGACGATGATCCCCACAAACAGGAGCGGCGTATCGAAGGCCGAGGCCGCCTGGACGATCATCAGCCCGATCCCCTTGCTCGCGCCTCCAAAGAGCTCAGCGACGAAGATGCCGATCACCCCCCTGCCCACGCCGATGCGCGCGCCGGAGAGGATGAACGACAGCGCCCAGGGGACCATGACCTTCCGAAGCACATCGTGTCGCGTGGCACCGAAGCTGGTCGCCACCTCCAGCAGGGCCCGGTCCGTGGACCGAATCCCCGCCATCGTCCCGATGGTGACCGGAAAGATGACGACAAGGGCAATGATGATGGCCTTGGACCACAGGCCGATGCCGAACCAGATGATGAGCAACGGCGTGAGGGCCACGAGCGGAGCCGTGTACGCGGCGGAGACCCAGGGATCCACATAGTCCGTGAGCTTCTGGTTCGCTCCCATCAAGACGCCGAGCACGATCCCTCCCACGCCCCCCATGACCGATCCTACGAGGAACTCCGACACGCTGACCTCGAGGTTGCGCAGCAACTCCCCGCTGCGCGCGACGTGCAGCCCCGCCAGGAGCACCGTTGATGGGAAGGGCAAGAACAAAGGATTCCGGACGACAAATCGGGCGCATAGATCCCAAGCGACGACGACGACGACCGTGCTGATGAGGAGCCGCAGGTATCGGGTCACCATCTTTCAGACCCCCCCGATGCCTGCGAAGATGCCCCACGCATTTATCGCCGGCCCGTCCCGCTGCAGGCCCGCGCAGCCATTTGTACAGCTTCGATGATCTTGATGTAACCGGTGCAGCGGCAGATGTTCCCGTGAAGGTACTCTTTGATTTGCTGGACGGACGGCTCGCGGATCTCCGAGAGGAGGGCCTTCGTGATCATGATCATTCCGGGCGTGCAAAAACCGCATTGCAACGCACCCGAACGAATGAATGCTTCCTGGATCGGATGCAGCTCTCCGTCGCCGAGTAATCCCTCGCACGTCTCCACGGACTTTCCATGCGCCTCAAAGGCGAGATAGGTGCAGGCGCTGACCGGCAGCCCATCGACCAGCACGGTACACGCGCCGCAGACCTGCACATCGCACGCCCGCTTGGCCCCCACAAGCCCCAGATCGTCTCGGAGGAAGTCGAGGAGGGTGCGGTGGCTGGCCACCGCTGTGTGGATCGGCCGCCCGTTCACCCGGCAGTCAATCGCGATCGCCTCCGCGGATCCCGCAACGTCACGAGGTGCCATGGGATGCTCCTTCCGCAAGGAGGTGCTCTCGTGCGGCCATCGCCGTGCGCCGTGCCAGCACGCCGGCGAGGTGCCGCTTATACTCTCGGGAGCCGTACAGATCCTCCGTCGGATCACACCGCGCCACCAACGCCCGCGCGGCCGAGCGGACCGCTTGTTCGAATGTGGCCGCGGCGAGTGAAACGCCGCGGAGGGTGTCCTCGGCTTCGGCGACGCGAAACGGCGTCGCCCCGACGCATCCAACAGCGACGCGCGCGTCAGCGATCGCCGCCCGATCGCGGGTCGGGACGATGACGATGCCCACCCCGACAGATGGCCGTTCCAGAAACGCGAACTTACGGTAGCAGGCGCCGGCACCCACGGGCAGCCGGGGCGCCTCGACCTCCACCATGATGTCCCCCGGACCCAGACACGTCGTGTACGAATCCACCAAAAACGCCGACACCGGCACGGTGCGGTGGCCCGACGTTCCATGGATCCTCACCGCGGCGTCGTACAGCAAGAGCACCGTGGCCAGGTCAGAGTGCGGCTCCGCGAAACACAGGTTTCCCCCCACGGTGCCGGTGGCCCGCACCCGCACGTTGGCGACATGCGCCTCCATGTCTGCGATCATGGGGAAATGACTCTGCACCACTGCCGAATGCTCGATGCTCCGATGCGTCGCCGTTGCTCCAATCCGAAGGCATCCGGCAGCCTCATCATAGTGGATGCCGCCGAGGCCGATATGTTTGATATTCACCAGGTGCGCGTATCGCAACACACCCTGTTTCATCGCCAGGAGGAGCTCCGTCCCCCCGGCATAGACGGCGGCGTCCTCGCCGAGATCGTACAGCAGGCGCGAGGCTTCCTCCGCCGTCGTCGGCTCATGCAGCCGGAATGGATGCAGCACGTCGCCTCTCCCCGCCCTCGGCCGGCACTCGCGTCACGTTTCCTTCACGAGACTACCGAAGCTCGCTGATGAGGAATTGTTCATCGGCGATGACGGGCCGGTCATCGATCACGAAGCGAGCCCCGCGGAGTCCGAGATCCATGTGTAATTGCGTCCGATTTCTTCCGCCCAGATCCCCGTTGGATCCGAAGGCAATGACGACGCCCCCCGCCACGCTGCGCATCTCTGCTCCGCCCTGATCGTATGCACGGTACCTGTCGAGGGCATCCCACTTGGCACGAGGGTCGCACCCCCAGCCGATGTGCGAGATACGATCGGCATCGGACCCTCGTTCCCGATCGAAGTGATCCCGAAGCAAGGCGGCATCGAGCCCCCCGTCGATCCGTGTGATCCGGCCGCCCGCAACCGTCAATCGCACGGCATCGGTCACATACCGGTGTCCGGCCAAATCCCCCGGTGACAGCACGATCGTGCCTTCCGCGCGTTGCTCGTCGGGTGCAATGGCGGCCAATGCCGTAGGCCAATGGTCCCATCGCCCAGGCGTCTCGGTATACCCGTATTGGATGAAGGCCGGCCGGTCCCCCCGATCGACGGTGATGTCCGTCCCGGCTCGCGTGGCCACCTGAAATTGCCGGCCCCCCGCCAACACCTGTGCGCCGGCCTCCGCGCGTTCTCGATTCCCGCGGAGGGGAAAGAGCCGCTGTAGACACTCGAGCGGTTCGCGGACCCGGAGCATACGCATCCCGTGGGACAGCATTTCAATCTGGCGGTCGGAATGGAGGAAGCCGCGCGAGCTGAGGTCGGCGACGAAATCCACGTGCTTCATCAGCTCGATGATATGCTGGTATGGCACCGGTCGCTCGGCGATGCGGCGGGAGACCGCCTCCGGCGTGCCCTCGATCAGCGGGACGACGATTTGCGCGATCTCAGCGCCGAACGATAATGCGGCATGGAAACATGCCGCGACGTAGTTGGGATTCGTCGACGGATCGGTAATGATCAAGGCCTTTTCTTTGGCCTGTAGATTGCATAACGCCAGCTCCTCGCGAAAGAGTACCGCGGCTTCGCTCGCGACGAGCGGCGACAGCGGGAACTGCACCATGACCCTACCCCTCCCGGAAGCCCAACGCCCGCGCCACCTTTTCCGGCGTAATCGGAAGCGACGTCACGCGAATGCCCGTGGCGTCGGCAATCGCATTCGCAATCGCCGCGGCGGTGGGGTTCATGCAGATTTCACCGACGCCCTTGGCGCCGTAGGGCCCCGTCGGGTCGCCGTGCTCGAGGATCACGGTCTCGATATCGGGAACATCGCCGGCCCGGGGCGTGCGATAGTCAAACGCGTACGGGTTGGCGACGTGCCCATCCCGGCAGATCACCTCCTCCATCAGGGCGAACCCCAATCCCATCACCATCCCGCCTTCGAGCTGACCCTCGAC
This genomic stretch from bacterium harbors:
- a CDS encoding (2Fe-2S)-binding protein; the encoded protein is MAPRDVAGSAEAIAIDCRVNGRPIHTAVASHRTLLDFLRDDLGLVGAKRACDVQVCGACTVLVDGLPVSACTYLAFEAHGKSVETCEGLLGDGELHPIQEAFIRSGALQCGFCTPGMIMITKALLSEIREPSVQQIKEYLHGNICRCTGYIKIIEAVQMAARACSGTGRR
- a CDS encoding ABC transporter permease, whose product is MVTRYLRLLISTVVVVVAWDLCARFVVRNPLFLPFPSTVLLAGLHVARSGELLRNLEVSVSEFLVGSVMGGVGGIVLGVLMGANQKLTDYVDPWVSAAYTAPLVALTPLLIIWFGIGLWSKAIIIALVVIFPVTIGTMAGIRSTDRALLEVATSFGATRHDVLRKVMVPWALSFILSGARIGVGRGVIGIFVAELFGGASKGIGLMIVQAASAFDTPLLFVGIIVLAGFGIVVTGSLRLLERRLAPWRPQSVV
- a CDS encoding ABC transporter ATP-binding protein; amino-acid sequence: MLRVDNLSVSFVRRGDEPLPVLDRVSFDVKPGEFVSLVGPSGCGKTTLLRCVGGLHSPDAGTITIADRQLHGVDRRVALVFQSDSLFPWRNVMANIAFGLEVRRYPGEKTSTITRELVEIVGLGGFERALPHQLSGGMRQRVNLARALAVDPEVLLMDEPLGSLDMLTREQMQLEILRIWARNKKTVIFVTHQIEEAVFLSDRVLLMSRRPGRIRRDVAVDLGRPRDMGTRRTPAFHAIVDYLGEELSNGLAEHEPAGPRTDSEFRPTLAERKQP
- a CDS encoding xanthine dehydrogenase family protein subunit M, producing the protein MLHPFRLHEPTTAEEASRLLYDLGEDAAVYAGGTELLLAMKQGVLRYAHLVNIKHIGLGGIHYDEAAGCLRIGATATHRSIEHSAVVQSHFPMIADMEAHVANVRVRATGTVGGNLCFAEPHSDLATVLLLYDAAVRIHGTSGHRTVPVSAFLVDSYTTCLGPGDIMVEVEAPRLPVGAGACYRKFAFLERPSVGVGIVIVPTRDRAAIADARVAVGCVGATPFRVAEAEDTLRGVSLAAATFEQAVRSAARALVARCDPTEDLYGSREYKRHLAGVLARRTAMAAREHLLAEGASHGTS